Proteins encoded within one genomic window of Triticum aestivum cultivar Chinese Spring chromosome 2D, IWGSC CS RefSeq v2.1, whole genome shotgun sequence:
- the LOC123050935 gene encoding tRNA (adenine(58)-N(1))-methyltransferase non-catalytic subunit trm6 isoform X1, whose amino-acid sequence MAQPPPPTAVIPREAWQGCSVLLDVNDGDRLAFFRLTPGATVKIGDKSCSLQPLLGRPFGSLFRVGPDGLLPCQDDGKPRDAGAAQDETRDNRSLVDNNTAQTLSSEDIEAMKREGASGDAIVEALIANSSTFGNKTVFSQEKYKLKKQKKYAPKVLLRRPSTRSICETYFKKYPARIGFMRVDTLSLLLSMANVGAYSDVLAVDMVGGLVVGAVAERLGGTGYVCSTYLGSAPSSIDIIRMYNLNSEMTSRIFQAPLSDLCSLKTSGDAPGSIQGDEPGVVPDESFQSSLEKPSDTEVSDGNAQSTTAQPIDIEAPEPATDEHLNQGDISMPDCKGSNGNSIAPKAPRAGKAPSPERMKYWGEHGFSSLIVAAPGHEVESVVADLLPLLSYSAPFAIYHQYLQPLATCMHSLQVSKMAIGLQITEPWLREYQVLPSRSHPHMQMNAFGGYILSGIRVHKPDPLGARVQEKSSGATESMLVSL is encoded by the exons AtggcgcagccgccgccgccgacggcggTGATACCGCGGGAGGCGTGGCAGGGGTGCAGCGTGCTCCTCGACGTCAACGACGGCGACCGCCTCGCCTTCTTCCGCCTCACCCCCGGCGC GACGGTGAAGATAGGGGACAAGAGCTGCTCGCTGCAGCCGCTGCTCGGCCGCCCCTTCGGCTCCCTCTTCCGGGTCggccccgacggcctcctcccctgccAAG ACGATGGTAAGCCGCGAGACGCCGGCGCCGCGCAGGATGAGACCAGGGACAATAGGTCCCTGGTCGACAACAACACCGCGCAGACGCTGTCCAGCGAGGACATAGAGGCGATGAAGCG GGAGGGTGCGAGCGGCGACGCGATCGTGGAGGCGTTGATAGCGAATAGCTCCACATTTGGAAATAAGACCGTGTTCTCACAA GAGAAATACAAGCTCAAGAAACAAAAGAAATATGCGCCTAAAGTGCTCTTGCGACGCCCCTCTACCCGAAG CATTTGTGAGACATATTTCAAGAAGTATCCAGCTCGAATAGG GTTTATGCGAGTTGATACGCTCTCGCTCTTGTTGTCAATGGCAAATGTTGGTGCATATTCAGATGTGCTTGCCGTTGATATGGTTGGGGGTTTAGTTGTTGGAGCTGTAGCTGAACGCTTAGGAG GTACAGGATATGTTTGTAGCACATATCTTGGATCAGCGCCCAGCTCCATAGACATAATAAGAATGTATAATTTGAACAGTGAGATGACCAGCAG GATTTTCCAGGCACCACTTAGCGACCTGTGCTCCTTGAAAACATCTGGCGATGCTCCTGGTAGCATTCAAGGTGATGAACCTGGTGTAGTACCAGACGAGAGTTTTCAGTCATCCCTGGAAAAACCATCTGATACAGAAGTATCAGATGGGAATGCGCAGTCAACGACAGCGCAGCCAATTGATATAGAGGCCCCTGAGCCTGCAACGGATGAGCACCTTAATCAAGGTGACATTTCTATGCCGG attgcaaaggaagtaatgGCAATTCAATAGCTCCCAAAGCGCCGAGAGCAGGAAAAGCACCCTCACCGGAGAGGATGAAATATTGGGGAGAACATGGCTTTAGCAG TTTGATTGTTGCTGCTCCGGGACATGAGGTGGAGAGTGTGGTTGCTGATTTGCTTCCACTCTTGTCTTATTCGGCCCCATTTGCCATTTATCACCAGTATCTTCAG CCTCTTGCGACTTGCATGCATAGTTTGCAAGTATCGAAAATGGCTATTGGGTTACAGATAACTGAACCCTGGCTTCGAGAGTATCAG GTCCTTCCATCGCGCAGCCACCCACACATGCAGATGAACGCATTTGGTGGGTATATCTTGAGCGGCATCCGGGTACACAAGCCAGACCCCTTGGGAGCACGAGTGCAAGAGAAGTCATCTGGCGCAACGGAGAGCATGCTTGTCTCGTTGTAA
- the LOC123050939 gene encoding uncharacterized protein, producing MALSALLLPSSSTTTADTSDRRRGQQPQPPPQQQNHHSKRKKKPPSLPPPLSPAPRTPGRRHLAATGTPSRKSPALAAPTAGAKARLVAGKDHRQRRSGSKKAAAQKPARPASSWEQLKSLLSCRSATAAARVHDPAALARGPGAGGYWGTSLCSMRDVATVDGASSAASVVVDHRDTAPLNRSSRRAHHSSSSSAGGGGHPSSLRGLSGCYECRAINVEPVSRRYPRPRELCPCSQCGEVFTKADSLEQHQAVRHAVSELGPEDSGRNIVEIIFKSSWQKRDRPICHIDRILKVRNPPRTVARFEAYRDAVRARCRADAAGAGGATRAAADGNELLRFHPAALACELGADGSTSLCASCDDGDADGKSAAAACGVCAAIRHGFAPWAGAHPLGVRTTASSGRAHDVCGAEGPSAAAPGWRAMLVCRVIAGQVRRRDGDGEEGKEEAGPFDSVAGDDAGGAYGVLEELFVANPRAILPCFVVVYRVDVDAQ from the exons ATGGCGCTCTCCGCGCTCCTCCtgccctcctcctccaccaccaccgccgacacctccgaccgccgccgcggccagcagccgcagccgccgccgcagcagcagaACCACCACAGCAAGCGCAAGAAGAAGCCGCCGTCGTTGCCGCCCCCGCTCTCCCCCGCGCCCAGGACTCCTGGCCGTCGCCATCTTGCCGCCACCGGGACGCCTTCCAGGAAGagccccgccctcgccgcccccaccgccggcgCCAAGGCCAGGCTCGTGGCCGGCAAGGACCACCGTCAACGCCGCAGTGGCTCGAAGAAGGCGGCTGCGCAGAAGCCCGCGCGGCCGGCGTCGTCGTGGGAGCAGCTGAAGAGCCTGCTGAGCTGCCGGAGCGCCACGGCGGCCGCGCGCGTGCACGACCCGGCCGCACTGGCGCGGGGCCCCGGCGCCGGGGGGTACTGGGGGACGTCGCTCTGCTCCATGCGCGACGTGGCGACCGTCGACGGCGCCTCCTCCGCCGCGTCCGTCGTAGTCGACCACCGCGACACCGCCCCGCTCAACCGCTCCTCCCGCCGCGCCCACCACTCCTCGTCGTCGTCTGCTGGCGGCGGCGGGCACCCTTCCTCCCTCCGCGGCCTCTCCGGCTGCTACGAGTGCCGCGCCATCAACGTCGAGCCCGTCTCAAG GAGGTACCCTCGGCCGAGGGAGCTGTGCCCGTGCTCGCAGTGCGGCGAGGTGTTCACCAAGGCCGACAGCTTGGAGCAGCACCAAGCCGTCCGCCATGCCG TGTCGGAGCTGGGGCCGGAGGACTCCGGGCGGAACATCGTGGAGATCATCTTCAAGTCGAGCTGGCAGAAGCGGGACCGCCCCATCTGCCACATCGACCGCATCCTCAAGGTGCGCAACCCGCCGCGCACCGTCGCCCGCTTCGAGGCCTACCGCGACGCCGTGCGTGCCAGATGCCGCGCCGACGCCGCCGGTGCTGGTGGCGCCACGCGCGCTGCGGCCGACGGCAACGAGCTGCTCCGGTTCCATCCGGCAGCGCTGGCCTGCGAGCTCGGCGCCGACGGCTCCACCTCGCTGTGTGCGTCCTGTGACGATGGTGACGCCGACGGCAAATCGGCGGCCGCGGCGTGCGGGGTGTGCGCGGCTATCCGGCATGGGTTTGCGCCATGGGCCGGCGCGCACCCGCTGGGCGTGCGCACCACGGCGAGCAGCGGCCGCGCGCACGACGTCTGCGGTGCCGAGGGTCCGAGCGCGGCAGCACCGGGATGGCGGGCCATGCTGGTGTGCCGGGTGATCGCCGGGCAGGTGCGGCGGCGTGACGGGGACggggaggaagggaaggaggaggcgGGGCCGTTCGactcggtggccggcgacgacgctGGCGGCGCGTACGGGGTGCTGGAGGAGCTGTTCGTGGCCAACCCCAGGGCCATCCTGCCGTGCTTCGTCGTGGTCTACCGCGTCGACGTCGACGCCCAGTGA
- the LOC123050937 gene encoding G patch domain-containing protein 8, producing the protein MENRSYHGGIGSGSKNPPPSGKEGEYGGGYDRLDEEVEFRLPRGHRPVENLDTEGLEQASVDTRLAASNVGFRLLQKMGWKSGKGLGKNEQGILEPIKAGIRDAKLGVGKQEQDDFFTAEDNVQRKRLNVELEETEEHIKKREVTAEREQKIRSEVKEIQKTFFCNLCNKQYKLAYEFESHLSSYDHNHRKRFKEMKEMQSGGSGNRDDRQKREQQREEKELAKFAQLADAHRKQQKEKQEQPEISGEQATPKNMPTPGNQDQRRTLKFGFSKMTPSKAPVGNMSKKPKIATKVPSVFGNDSDEEA; encoded by the exons ATG GAGAATCGGTCTTACCACGGCGGCATCGGCAGCGGCAGCAAGAACCCGCCGCCCTCTGGGAAGGAGGGCGAGTACGGGGGAGGGTACGACCGGCTGGACGAGGAGGTGGAGTTCCGGCTGCCGAGGGGCCACCGGCCGGTGGAGAACCTGGACACGGAGGGGCTGGAGCAGGCCTCCGTCGACACGCGGCTCGCCGCCTCCAACGTCGGCTTCAGGCTGCTGCAGAAGATGGGATGGAAGTCCGGCAAGGGCCTCGGCAAGAACGAGCAAG GTATACTAGAGCCAATAAAAGCTGGTATCAGGGATGCAAAATTAGGAGTGGGGAAGCAAGAGCAGGATGACTTCTTCACAGCTGAGGAcaatgtacaaagaaagagattaAATGTTGAACTTGAGGAGACTGAAGAGCATATTAAGAAGCGTGAG GTCACAGCAGAACGTGAGCAGAAAATCCGCAGTGAGGTTAAGGAGATACAGAAGACATTCTTTTGCAACCTATGTAATAAGCAGTACAAGCTGGCATATGAATTTGAGAGCCATCTAAGCTCATATGACCATAATCATAGGAAG AGGTTCAAGGAAATGAAAGAGATGCAAAGCGGCGGCAGTGGCAACCGTGATGATAGGCAGAAACGTGAGCAGCAGCGAGAAGAGAAGGAGCTGGCAAAATTTGCCCAACT GGCAGATGCTCATAGAAAACAGCAGAAAGAGAAACAAGAACAACCAGAGATCTCAGGAGAGCAAGCTACGCCAAAGAACATGCCTACCCCGGGCAATCAGGATCAGCGTCGAACGTTGAAATTTGGCTTCTCCAAAATGACCCCTTCCAAG GCACCTGTTGGCAACATGAGCAAGAAGCCAAAGATTGCCACGAAAGTCCCTTCCGTCTTCGGAaacgacagcgacgaggaggcatGA
- the LOC123050935 gene encoding tRNA (adenine(58)-N(1))-methyltransferase non-catalytic subunit TRM6 isoform X2 — translation MNDGKPRDAGAAQDETRDNRSLVDNNTAQTLSSEDIEAMKREGASGDAIVEALIANSSTFGNKTVFSQEKYKLKKQKKYAPKVLLRRPSTRSICETYFKKYPARIGFMRVDTLSLLLSMANVGAYSDVLAVDMVGGLVVGAVAERLGGTGYVCSTYLGSAPSSIDIIRMYNLNSEMTSRIFQAPLSDLCSLKTSGDAPGSIQGDEPGVVPDESFQSSLEKPSDTEVSDGNAQSTTAQPIDIEAPEPATDEHLNQGDISMPDCKGSNGNSIAPKAPRAGKAPSPERMKYWGEHGFSSLIVAAPGHEVESVVADLLPLLSYSAPFAIYHQYLQPLATCMHSLQVSKMAIGLQITEPWLREYQVLPSRSHPHMQMNAFGGYILSGIRVHKPDPLGARVQEKSSGATESMLVSL, via the exons ATGA ACGATGGTAAGCCGCGAGACGCCGGCGCCGCGCAGGATGAGACCAGGGACAATAGGTCCCTGGTCGACAACAACACCGCGCAGACGCTGTCCAGCGAGGACATAGAGGCGATGAAGCG GGAGGGTGCGAGCGGCGACGCGATCGTGGAGGCGTTGATAGCGAATAGCTCCACATTTGGAAATAAGACCGTGTTCTCACAA GAGAAATACAAGCTCAAGAAACAAAAGAAATATGCGCCTAAAGTGCTCTTGCGACGCCCCTCTACCCGAAG CATTTGTGAGACATATTTCAAGAAGTATCCAGCTCGAATAGG GTTTATGCGAGTTGATACGCTCTCGCTCTTGTTGTCAATGGCAAATGTTGGTGCATATTCAGATGTGCTTGCCGTTGATATGGTTGGGGGTTTAGTTGTTGGAGCTGTAGCTGAACGCTTAGGAG GTACAGGATATGTTTGTAGCACATATCTTGGATCAGCGCCCAGCTCCATAGACATAATAAGAATGTATAATTTGAACAGTGAGATGACCAGCAG GATTTTCCAGGCACCACTTAGCGACCTGTGCTCCTTGAAAACATCTGGCGATGCTCCTGGTAGCATTCAAGGTGATGAACCTGGTGTAGTACCAGACGAGAGTTTTCAGTCATCCCTGGAAAAACCATCTGATACAGAAGTATCAGATGGGAATGCGCAGTCAACGACAGCGCAGCCAATTGATATAGAGGCCCCTGAGCCTGCAACGGATGAGCACCTTAATCAAGGTGACATTTCTATGCCGG attgcaaaggaagtaatgGCAATTCAATAGCTCCCAAAGCGCCGAGAGCAGGAAAAGCACCCTCACCGGAGAGGATGAAATATTGGGGAGAACATGGCTTTAGCAG TTTGATTGTTGCTGCTCCGGGACATGAGGTGGAGAGTGTGGTTGCTGATTTGCTTCCACTCTTGTCTTATTCGGCCCCATTTGCCATTTATCACCAGTATCTTCAG CCTCTTGCGACTTGCATGCATAGTTTGCAAGTATCGAAAATGGCTATTGGGTTACAGATAACTGAACCCTGGCTTCGAGAGTATCAG GTCCTTCCATCGCGCAGCCACCCACACATGCAGATGAACGCATTTGGTGGGTATATCTTGAGCGGCATCCGGGTACACAAGCCAGACCCCTTGGGAGCACGAGTGCAAGAGAAGTCATCTGGCGCAACGGAGAGCATGCTTGTCTCGTTGTAA